In Virgibacillus sp. NKC19-16, a single genomic region encodes these proteins:
- the trpC gene encoding indole-3-glycerol phosphate synthase TrpC yields the protein MTILDKILTEKKKEVSMLVDQTFDQFQKQEIITFKEKVAASDTMNVISEIKRSSPSKGEIDMAVNPVGQAKKYEASGAAAISILTDKTFFNGSMEDLRAIREAVDLPILCKDFMIDPVQIDQAKAAGANIILLIVAALADEDFKKLYHYARELDLEVLCEVHNEEEMERALELDPEIIGINNRDLKTFDVDLMTTNNLASMVTNPNTILVSESGIKTQQDVIRVKEAGAEAILVGETLMRSGNLLETFQELQIPIQEERAR from the coding sequence GTGACTATTTTAGATAAAATTTTAACAGAAAAGAAAAAAGAAGTCTCCATGCTTGTTGATCAAACGTTTGATCAATTTCAAAAACAAGAGATAATAACATTCAAAGAAAAAGTAGCCGCATCAGACACGATGAACGTGATCTCAGAAATAAAACGTTCCTCCCCTTCTAAAGGAGAGATTGATATGGCTGTCAACCCAGTAGGGCAAGCAAAAAAATACGAAGCATCAGGTGCAGCAGCTATTTCTATATTGACGGATAAAACCTTTTTCAATGGTTCAATGGAAGACTTACGCGCGATTCGGGAAGCAGTAGATTTACCGATATTATGTAAGGATTTCATGATTGACCCGGTCCAAATTGATCAAGCCAAAGCTGCTGGTGCAAATATTATTTTATTAATTGTTGCAGCTTTGGCTGACGAGGATTTTAAAAAGCTTTACCATTATGCACGGGAATTGGATTTAGAGGTGCTTTGTGAAGTGCATAATGAAGAAGAAATGGAACGGGCACTTGAGCTGGATCCGGAGATTATCGGAATAAATAATCGTGATTTAAAAACATTTGATGTTGATCTAATGACAACTAATAATTTAGCATCCATGGTGACAAATCCGAATACAATCCTTGTCAGTGAAAGTGGTATTAAAACACAACAAGACGTGATACGCGTCAAAGAAGCTGGTGCTGAGGCTATTTTGGTTGGTGAGACATTAATGCGCTCGGGTAATTTATTAGAAACTTTTCAGGAGCTGCAGATACCAATCCAAGAAGAAAGGGCGAGATAA
- the trpD gene encoding anthranilate phosphoribosyltransferase, with product MKHYLEKLINQENLTIEEMKDATNYCFTDTVTDSEIASFLTALQIKGETADEVAGIVDVIRSNSSFNATHIPNAMDNCGTGGDKSYSFNISTTSAFVIAGAGIPVAKHGNRSISSKTGSADVLEHLGVSLSFANDHVEEMLHENKIAFLFAPHVHEALKPFSKVRRDLGLPTIFNAIGPLTNPVFLDSQLLGVYHPDMVQMLAKSLHKLGRRRAVVVNGAGSMDEASLAGENKLALLDQGEITTFTLSPEEVDLPTYPNDQIRGGDAKDNATILRNVLNGEKGAYYDTVLLNAGLGLYANGGAETIKAGIDRAKESVDSGAAMERLQHLIEYSRKIPSEVL from the coding sequence ATGAAACATTATCTTGAAAAACTGATCAATCAGGAAAATCTAACGATAGAGGAAATGAAGGATGCAACCAATTATTGTTTCACAGATACAGTCACCGATTCTGAAATTGCTTCCTTTTTAACTGCCTTACAAATAAAAGGAGAAACGGCGGATGAAGTTGCTGGAATTGTGGATGTTATTCGTTCCAATTCTTCTTTTAACGCGACGCATATACCAAACGCGATGGATAACTGTGGCACTGGCGGCGATAAGTCCTACAGTTTCAATATCAGTACAACATCCGCATTTGTCATAGCCGGTGCTGGTATACCAGTAGCAAAACACGGCAATCGCAGTATCTCCAGTAAAACCGGAAGTGCAGATGTGCTGGAACATTTGGGTGTTTCCTTGTCCTTTGCAAATGATCATGTGGAAGAAATGCTGCATGAAAATAAGATAGCATTTTTATTTGCTCCACATGTTCATGAGGCACTGAAGCCTTTTTCAAAGGTTCGCAGGGATCTTGGTCTTCCAACTATTTTTAATGCAATCGGCCCCCTAACGAATCCGGTGTTTTTGGATTCCCAGTTACTAGGTGTTTATCACCCGGATATGGTACAGATGCTGGCCAAAAGCTTGCATAAATTAGGCAGACGCCGGGCTGTTGTTGTTAATGGTGCAGGATCGATGGATGAGGCATCACTTGCAGGCGAAAATAAACTTGCACTTCTTGATCAGGGAGAAATAACAACCTTCACACTAAGCCCGGAAGAAGTTGATTTGCCAACATATCCAAATGATCAAATCCGTGGTGGGGATGCGAAAGATAATGCAACCATTTTACGAAACGTATTAAACGGTGAAAAAGGGGCTTATTATGATACGGTTCTTTTAAATGCAGGTTTGGGACTATATGCCAATGGAGGCGCAGAAACGATTAAAGCAGGAATAGACCGGGCAAAAGAAAGTGTTGATTCAGGAGCTGCCATGGAAAGGCTCCAACATCTAATCGAATATAGTAGAAAAATTCCAAGCGAGGTGTTATAA
- a CDS encoding phosphoribosylanthranilate isomerase yields MAKIAALVGLDFIQLHGDEPSTAAEQLPCKIIKAFPAEPDNFSQFVTFPCDYYLIDSPFGKNRGGNGTAFDWNIMHNLPVDRKKVILAGGLTPDNIQEAIQFVNPTGVDVSSGVERNGEKDTEKIKQFIEYAKDARKDETIDNIHNA; encoded by the coding sequence ATGGCGAAAATTGCAGCACTTGTTGGGTTAGATTTCATTCAGCTTCACGGAGATGAGCCATCTACGGCTGCTGAGCAACTTCCATGTAAAATAATTAAAGCATTTCCAGCAGAACCTGATAACTTTTCCCAATTCGTCACGTTTCCTTGTGACTATTATCTAATCGATAGTCCTTTCGGGAAAAACCGCGGTGGGAACGGTACTGCTTTTGATTGGAATATAATGCACAATCTACCCGTAGATCGGAAAAAAGTTATTTTAGCCGGCGGACTCACACCGGACAATATTCAAGAAGCAATCCAGTTCGTTAATCCGACTGGTGTTGATGTTTCTAGCGGTGTTGAAAGGAATGGCGAAAAGGACACAGAGAAAATCAAGCAATTTATTGAATATGCAAAAGACGCGCGAAAGGATGAGACAATTGACAACATACACAATGCCTAA
- the trpB gene encoding tryptophan synthase subunit beta, translated as MTTYTMPNGHGKYGDFGGRFVPELLMPAVIELEKAYKEAMNDPDFINELNYYLKQYVGRETPLYYAEKLSKKLGGPEIYLKREDLNHTGAHKINNTIGQALLTKRMGKRKVVAETGAGQHGVATATVCALLDLECVVFMGEEDIHRQKLNVFRMELLGAEVKSVSHGSGTLKDAVNEALRYWVSNVNDTHYIIGSVVGPHPFPKIVRDFQSVIGEETRKQALEATENSPDAVVACVGGGSNAIGMFYPFIEDQNVKLFGVEAGGAGLETGNHAATLSNGNTGILHGTLSHLLQDSDGQIKEAFSISAGLDYPGVGPEHSHLHKTERVQYVSITDEEALDAFQYLSKTEGIIPALESAHAVSYAMKLAKEMDKDQTLVICLSGRGDKDVEQVKDRLEEK; from the coding sequence TTGACAACATACACAATGCCTAATGGACATGGGAAATATGGTGATTTTGGCGGACGATTTGTTCCGGAACTCTTAATGCCAGCAGTAATCGAGTTGGAAAAAGCATATAAAGAAGCAATGAATGATCCTGATTTCATAAATGAACTCAACTACTACTTAAAACAATATGTAGGCAGAGAAACTCCACTTTACTACGCGGAAAAACTATCAAAAAAACTGGGTGGGCCTGAAATTTATTTAAAACGTGAGGACCTGAACCATACAGGAGCACATAAAATTAATAACACAATCGGCCAAGCCCTTTTAACCAAGCGAATGGGTAAGAGAAAAGTGGTCGCTGAAACAGGCGCAGGTCAGCACGGGGTAGCAACCGCAACCGTATGCGCCCTCCTAGATCTCGAATGTGTTGTATTTATGGGTGAAGAAGATATTCACCGCCAGAAACTGAATGTTTTTCGAATGGAATTATTAGGTGCAGAGGTTAAAAGCGTCTCTCACGGAAGTGGAACGTTAAAAGATGCAGTCAACGAAGCCCTGCGCTATTGGGTCAGTAATGTGAATGACACCCACTATATTATTGGTTCCGTTGTCGGGCCACATCCTTTTCCAAAAATCGTTCGTGACTTTCAATCTGTGATCGGTGAGGAAACGAGAAAGCAAGCACTTGAGGCTACAGAAAACTCACCTGATGCGGTTGTTGCTTGTGTTGGCGGCGGCAGTAATGCAATAGGGATGTTTTATCCATTTATCGAGGATCAGAATGTAAAATTATTTGGCGTGGAAGCTGGAGGTGCCGGTCTGGAAACTGGTAATCATGCCGCTACATTATCAAATGGAAATACAGGCATCTTGCATGGCACATTGAGTCATTTACTACAGGATAGCGACGGGCAAATCAAAGAGGCTTTCTCCATCTCCGCTGGCCTGGATTACCCGGGGGTTGGCCCTGAACATAGCCATTTGCATAAAACAGAGCGTGTTCAATACGTATCCATTACAGATGAAGAAGCGCTTGATGCTTTTCAGTATTTATCGAAAACAGAAGGCATTATCCCTGCACTGGAAAGCGCGCATGCTGTGTCTTATGCCATGAAGCTCGCTAAAGAAATGGATAAAGATCAAACACTGGTCATTTGTCTATCCGGTCGCGGTGATAAGGATGTTGAACAGGTAAAAGACAGATTGGAGGAAAAGTAA